One segment of Massilia sp. Se16.2.3 DNA contains the following:
- a CDS encoding GGDEF domain-containing protein, with protein sequence MVFDADHFKQINDRYGHPAGDRVLCDLAGALRETFRAVDTVARLGGEEFAVLLPSTGLAQALAIAERLRAAVATRLVLADGVEIAYTVSAGVAVLDAVPVGAAASDARSIDALLKRADQALYHAKSGGRNRVAAWHADLTFHENTPQRSRHAG encoded by the coding sequence CAAGCAGATCAACGACCGCTACGGCCACCCGGCCGGCGACCGCGTCCTGTGCGACCTGGCGGGTGCCCTGCGCGAGACCTTCCGCGCGGTCGACACCGTGGCGCGCCTGGGCGGCGAAGAGTTCGCGGTGCTGCTGCCCTCGACCGGCCTGGCCCAGGCGCTGGCGATTGCCGAGCGTCTGCGCGCGGCCGTGGCGACGCGCCTGGTACTGGCCGACGGCGTCGAGATCGCCTACACGGTCAGCGCCGGCGTGGCCGTCCTCGACGCCGTCCCTGTCGGCGCCGCGGCCAGCGATGCCCGCAGCATCGACGCCCTCCTCAAGCGGGCCGACCAGGCCCTGTATCACGCCAAGTCCGGCGGACGCAACCGCGTCGCCGCCTGGCACGCCGACCTGACCTTCCATGAAAACACGCCACAGCGAAGCCGCCATGCAGGTTGA